In Archocentrus centrarchus isolate MPI-CPG fArcCen1 chromosome 24, fArcCen1, whole genome shotgun sequence, one DNA window encodes the following:
- the naa20 gene encoding N-alpha-acetyltransferase 20, which yields MTTLRPFTCDDLFKFNNINLDPLTETYGIPFYLQYLAHWPEYFIVAEAPGGELMGYIMGKAEGSVAREEWHGHVTALSVAPEFRRLGLAAKLMEMLEEISERKGGFFVDLFVRVSNQVAVNMYKRLGYSVYRTVIEYYSASNGEPDEDAYDMRKALSRDTEKKSIIPLPHPVRPEDIE from the exons ATGACAACACTGCGGCCGTTTACCTGCGACGATTTGTTTAAATTCAACAACAT AAACCTGGATCCTCTGACAGAGACT TATGGGATCCCGTTTTACCTCCAGTACCTCGCTCACTGGCCTGAGTACTTCATTGTTGCTGAGGCTCCTGGAGGAGAACTGATGGGCTACA TCATGGGGAAGGCGGAGGGATCTGTGGCTCGTGAGGAGTGGCACGGCCACGTCACCGCTCTGTCCGTGGCCCCGGAGTTCAGACGGCTCGGCCTGGCCGCCAAACTCATGGAGATGCTGGAGGAGATCTCAGAGAG GAAGGGTGGATTTTTCGTGGATCTGTTCGTACGAGTGTCCAACCAGGTGGCAGTGAACATGTACAAACGTCTGGGCTACAGCGTCTACAGGACGGTGATAGAGTATTACTCAGCCAGCAACGGAGAGCCAGATGAAGATGCTTATG ATATGAGGAAAGCTCTGTCCAGAGACACGGAGAAGAAGTCGATCATCCCGCTGCCGCATCCCGTCAGACCGGAGGACATCGAATAA
- the crnkl1 gene encoding crooked neck-like protein 1 isoform X1 produces the protein MASTAAGKQRIPKVAKVKNKAPAEVQITAEQLLREAKERELELLPPPPKQKITDQEELNDYKLRKRKGFEDNIRKNRTVISNWIKYAQWEESLQEVQRARSIYERALDVDHRNITLWLKYAEMEMKTRQVNHARNIWDRAITILPRVNQFWYKYTYMEEMLGNVAGCRQVFERWMEWEPDEQAWHSYINFELRYKEVDKARTIYERFVIVHPEVKNWIKYARFEERHGYIAHSRKVYERAVEFFGEEHVEENLFVAFARFEETQKEFERVRVIYKYALDRIPKHQAQELFKNYTMFEKKFGDRRGIEDVIVSKRRFQYEEEVKANPHNYDAWFDYLRLVESDADPDTVREVYERAIANMPPIQEKRHWRRYIYLWINYALYEELEVKDPERTRQVYQACLELIPHKKFTFAKIWLLFAQFEIRQKSLQAARKIMGTAIGKCPKNKLLKGYIELELQLREFDRCRKLYEKYLEFTPENCTTWIKFAELETILGDTDRARAIFELAIGQPRLDMPEVLWKSYIDFEIEQEEFENTRNLYKRLLQRTQHVKVWISCAKFELSVDGPDRLQKCRQIYEEANRGMRNCEEKEERLMLLESWRDFEKEFGTDGTRERVRKLLPEKVKKRRKLTAEDGSDAGWEEYYDYIFPEDAANQPNLKLLAMAKMWKRQQNNDGVEQLPENVPAEETSPPSVEAAASPEKQPENESSRETVTETEKENANDDRDDDDDDSSSSSESEEEEEGGERKEGRSSEEDKE, from the exons ATGGCGTCTACGGCGGCAGGCAAACAGCGGATACCGAAAGTGGCGAAG gTGAAGAATAAAGCTCCTGCAGAGGTTCAGATCACTGCGGAGCAGCTGCTGAGGGAAGCCAAAGAGAGGGAGCTCGAACTACTGCCCCCACCCCCGAAACAGAAGATCACCGATCAGGAGGAGCTCAATGACTACAaactgaggaagaggaag GGCTTTGAGGACAACATCAGGAAGAACCGCACTGTCATCAGTAACTGGATTAAATACGCACAATGGGAGGAAAGCCTGCAGGAGGTGCAGAG GGCTCGTTCCATTTACGAGCGAGCGCTGGACGTCGATCACCGCAACATCACTCTGTGGCTGAAATACGCCGAGATGGAGATGAAGACCCGCCAGGTGAACCACGCCCGCAACATCTGGGACAGAGCCATCACCATCCTCCCACGAGTCAACCAGTTCTG GTACAAGTACACCTACATGGAGGAGATGCTGGGAAACGTCGCCGGCTGCAGGCAGGTGTTTGAGCGATGGATGGAGTGGGAGCCCGACGAACAGGCCTGGCACTCCTACATCAACTTCGAGCTGCGCTACAAGGAGGTGGACAAAGCCCGCACCATTTATGAGCGAT TTGTCATCGTTCACCCTGAGGTGAAGAACTGGATCAAGTACGCTCGCTTCGAAGAGAGGCACGGCTACATCGCCCACAGCAGGAAGGTGTACGAGAGGGCGGTGGAGTTCTTCGGGGAGGAACAcgtggaagaaaacctctttgTGGCCTTTGCCAGGTTTGAGGAGACTCAGAAGGAG TTCGAGCGAGTTCGGGTGATCTATAAGTACGCTTTGGACAGAATCCCTAAACATCAGGCACAGGAGCTGTTCAAAAACTACACCATGTTCGAGAAGAAGTTTGGTGACCGCAGAGGAATCGAGGACGTCATCGTCAGCAAGCGAAGGTTCCAGTACGAAGAGGAAGTTAAG GCAAACCCACACAACTACGACGCCTGGTTCGATTACCTCCGCCTGGTGGAGAGCGACGCCGACCCCGACACGGTGAGAGAGGTCTATGAGAGAGCCATCGCCAACATGCCCCCCATCCAGGAGAAGAGACACTGGAGACGATACATCTACCTGTGGATCAACTACGCTCTGTACGAGGAGCTCGAGGTCAAG GATCCAGAGAGAACGAGGCAGGTTTACCAGGCCTGTCTGGAACTCATCCCCCACAAGAAG ttcaCGTTTGCTAAGATCTGGCTGCTCTTTGCTCAGTTTGAGATCCGACAGAAGAGCCTGCAGGCAGCCAGAAAGATCATG GGCACGGCGATCGGGAAATGCCCGAAGAACAAGCTGCTGAAGGGTTACATCgagctggagctgcagctgcgAGAGTTCGACCGCTGCAGAAAGCTGTACGAGAAGTACCTCGAGTTCACCCCCGAAAACTGCACCACCTGGATCAAGTTCGCAGAACTGGAGACCATCCTGGGGGACACTGATCGAGCTCGTGCCATCTTCGAACTCGCCATCGGGCAGCCGCGGCTGGACATGCCAGAG GTCCTTTGGAAGTCCTACATTGACTTCGAGATCGAGCAGGAAGAGTTTGAAAACACCAGAAACCTTTACAAAAGGCTGCTGCAGCGCACTCAGCACGTCAAG GTTTGGATCAGCTGTGCTAAATTCGAGCTGTCAGTCGACGGCCCCGACCGGCTGCAGAAGTGCCGGCAGATCTACGAGGAGGCCAACAGGGGCATGAGGAACTGCGAGGAGAAGGAGGAGCGGCTGATGCTGCTCGAGTCCTGGAGGGACTTCGAGAAGGAGTTTGGCACCGACGGCACCAGGGAGCGGGTCAGGAAGCTGCTGCCGGAgaaggtgaagaagaggaggaagctgaCGGCCGAGGACGGG TCGGACGCTGGCTGGGAGGAGTACTACGATTACATCTTCCCCGAGGATGCTGCCAACCAGCCCAACCTCAAGCTGCTCGCCATGGCTAAGATGTGGAAGAGGCAGCAGAACAACGACGGTGTCGAGCAGCTTCCGGAAAATGTTCCAGCCGAAGAGACGTCGCCGCCCTCCGTGGAAGCTGCAGCTTCTCCTGAAAAGCAGCCGGAGAACGAGTCCAGCAGAGAAACTGTGACCGAGACGGAAAAGGAAAACGCGAATGACGACCgagatgatgacgatgatgacagcagcagcagcagcgagagcgaggaggaagaggaaggtggagagaggaaggagggcAGGAGCAGTGAGGAAGATAAAGAGTAG
- the crnkl1 gene encoding crooked neck-like protein 1 isoform X2: MVKNKAPAEVQITAEQLLREAKERELELLPPPPKQKITDQEELNDYKLRKRKGFEDNIRKNRTVISNWIKYAQWEESLQEVQRARSIYERALDVDHRNITLWLKYAEMEMKTRQVNHARNIWDRAITILPRVNQFWYKYTYMEEMLGNVAGCRQVFERWMEWEPDEQAWHSYINFELRYKEVDKARTIYERFVIVHPEVKNWIKYARFEERHGYIAHSRKVYERAVEFFGEEHVEENLFVAFARFEETQKEFERVRVIYKYALDRIPKHQAQELFKNYTMFEKKFGDRRGIEDVIVSKRRFQYEEEVKANPHNYDAWFDYLRLVESDADPDTVREVYERAIANMPPIQEKRHWRRYIYLWINYALYEELEVKDPERTRQVYQACLELIPHKKFTFAKIWLLFAQFEIRQKSLQAARKIMGTAIGKCPKNKLLKGYIELELQLREFDRCRKLYEKYLEFTPENCTTWIKFAELETILGDTDRARAIFELAIGQPRLDMPEVLWKSYIDFEIEQEEFENTRNLYKRLLQRTQHVKVWISCAKFELSVDGPDRLQKCRQIYEEANRGMRNCEEKEERLMLLESWRDFEKEFGTDGTRERVRKLLPEKVKKRRKLTAEDGSDAGWEEYYDYIFPEDAANQPNLKLLAMAKMWKRQQNNDGVEQLPENVPAEETSPPSVEAAASPEKQPENESSRETVTETEKENANDDRDDDDDDSSSSSESEEEEEGGERKEGRSSEEDKE, encoded by the exons ATG gTGAAGAATAAAGCTCCTGCAGAGGTTCAGATCACTGCGGAGCAGCTGCTGAGGGAAGCCAAAGAGAGGGAGCTCGAACTACTGCCCCCACCCCCGAAACAGAAGATCACCGATCAGGAGGAGCTCAATGACTACAaactgaggaagaggaag GGCTTTGAGGACAACATCAGGAAGAACCGCACTGTCATCAGTAACTGGATTAAATACGCACAATGGGAGGAAAGCCTGCAGGAGGTGCAGAG GGCTCGTTCCATTTACGAGCGAGCGCTGGACGTCGATCACCGCAACATCACTCTGTGGCTGAAATACGCCGAGATGGAGATGAAGACCCGCCAGGTGAACCACGCCCGCAACATCTGGGACAGAGCCATCACCATCCTCCCACGAGTCAACCAGTTCTG GTACAAGTACACCTACATGGAGGAGATGCTGGGAAACGTCGCCGGCTGCAGGCAGGTGTTTGAGCGATGGATGGAGTGGGAGCCCGACGAACAGGCCTGGCACTCCTACATCAACTTCGAGCTGCGCTACAAGGAGGTGGACAAAGCCCGCACCATTTATGAGCGAT TTGTCATCGTTCACCCTGAGGTGAAGAACTGGATCAAGTACGCTCGCTTCGAAGAGAGGCACGGCTACATCGCCCACAGCAGGAAGGTGTACGAGAGGGCGGTGGAGTTCTTCGGGGAGGAACAcgtggaagaaaacctctttgTGGCCTTTGCCAGGTTTGAGGAGACTCAGAAGGAG TTCGAGCGAGTTCGGGTGATCTATAAGTACGCTTTGGACAGAATCCCTAAACATCAGGCACAGGAGCTGTTCAAAAACTACACCATGTTCGAGAAGAAGTTTGGTGACCGCAGAGGAATCGAGGACGTCATCGTCAGCAAGCGAAGGTTCCAGTACGAAGAGGAAGTTAAG GCAAACCCACACAACTACGACGCCTGGTTCGATTACCTCCGCCTGGTGGAGAGCGACGCCGACCCCGACACGGTGAGAGAGGTCTATGAGAGAGCCATCGCCAACATGCCCCCCATCCAGGAGAAGAGACACTGGAGACGATACATCTACCTGTGGATCAACTACGCTCTGTACGAGGAGCTCGAGGTCAAG GATCCAGAGAGAACGAGGCAGGTTTACCAGGCCTGTCTGGAACTCATCCCCCACAAGAAG ttcaCGTTTGCTAAGATCTGGCTGCTCTTTGCTCAGTTTGAGATCCGACAGAAGAGCCTGCAGGCAGCCAGAAAGATCATG GGCACGGCGATCGGGAAATGCCCGAAGAACAAGCTGCTGAAGGGTTACATCgagctggagctgcagctgcgAGAGTTCGACCGCTGCAGAAAGCTGTACGAGAAGTACCTCGAGTTCACCCCCGAAAACTGCACCACCTGGATCAAGTTCGCAGAACTGGAGACCATCCTGGGGGACACTGATCGAGCTCGTGCCATCTTCGAACTCGCCATCGGGCAGCCGCGGCTGGACATGCCAGAG GTCCTTTGGAAGTCCTACATTGACTTCGAGATCGAGCAGGAAGAGTTTGAAAACACCAGAAACCTTTACAAAAGGCTGCTGCAGCGCACTCAGCACGTCAAG GTTTGGATCAGCTGTGCTAAATTCGAGCTGTCAGTCGACGGCCCCGACCGGCTGCAGAAGTGCCGGCAGATCTACGAGGAGGCCAACAGGGGCATGAGGAACTGCGAGGAGAAGGAGGAGCGGCTGATGCTGCTCGAGTCCTGGAGGGACTTCGAGAAGGAGTTTGGCACCGACGGCACCAGGGAGCGGGTCAGGAAGCTGCTGCCGGAgaaggtgaagaagaggaggaagctgaCGGCCGAGGACGGG TCGGACGCTGGCTGGGAGGAGTACTACGATTACATCTTCCCCGAGGATGCTGCCAACCAGCCCAACCTCAAGCTGCTCGCCATGGCTAAGATGTGGAAGAGGCAGCAGAACAACGACGGTGTCGAGCAGCTTCCGGAAAATGTTCCAGCCGAAGAGACGTCGCCGCCCTCCGTGGAAGCTGCAGCTTCTCCTGAAAAGCAGCCGGAGAACGAGTCCAGCAGAGAAACTGTGACCGAGACGGAAAAGGAAAACGCGAATGACGACCgagatgatgacgatgatgacagcagcagcagcagcgagagcgaggaggaagaggaaggtggagagaggaaggagggcAGGAGCAGTGAGGAAGATAAAGAGTAG